DNA sequence from the Pseudoliparis swirei isolate HS2019 ecotype Mariana Trench chromosome 6, NWPU_hadal_v1, whole genome shotgun sequence genome:
ACTCTGACATACAATTCAGAGTTTCATTCATAAATGTCACCACTTATATAACTTATTGATaacgtacaatatatatatgtatagaagcTCATTTCCGCcaggaaaagaaacaaataGGATAAAACTGTAGCTGTGATAATAAAATATTCCCATGGTAAATCAGAATTATGAAATAGAAAGTCGAAATGAGATGGATGGACTGAATGCGTAGTCATCTGAGAAGCGGAGGATCCGATAGGTGGATATTCTGATCCTTATTCCTTGTCAGGGTCTCATAAACGTCCGGAATGATTTGAGTGATTTATTGTTCGTTGATTTATCTCAACTCTAAACATCTTGCACTTGACCCTTTTCGCATCAGATATTTTGACTTGTTATAACATTCCCGGTAGGACTTTCCCTCTTTTATGCACAAAAATGACTTATTAACTTTAAACACGCTCATTGATGGAAACATAAGTATTTAGTTTGATCAAAATCATACAGCAATGGTGAGACCAATAAAGCACAGTGTCAATtttgtttaatattttgtttgaataaattAGGCTGTCAAATTTAAACTAGTTATTGTGTAAACCAAATATTTCAGTcgtattgtatattttattgaagTACTAGGACATAATACTCCGTTACTGAGGCCCATTAAAGCAGCACAGTGAGGAGACGAGGCGCCTCCATATCTTTCAAACACCTCCGGATTACCGGAGATTATGCTGCGTTGTGGCTTGATAGAGAGTGAATGAGATTAGATGCTTTCAAAGGTTTATGTCTGAGTCAACTCACCAAAAGTCTACTGAACAAATAGCTGAACATGGCAGCGTAGAGACACAACAGGATAGAGACACAGTAACGTGACATGCATATATTATACATAGCAATATggaattattcatttttttaaaccacatcaaagtggcttaaaaaataaagtgccaCATCAAAGTGCCGCTGTCTTCCAAGTCATTAAGTTGCATTTAAGGCGCCAACAGTTGAGCTGAAACCTTGAATATGATTAAGATTCACCAGTGTTTTTCATTCTCTAAATCAGGGGTCCTCAAACTTTTTcctatgagggccacataactttctccttctccgatgggggccggggtcagtttgtaacagaaaaagtgtgacgatcgcagggatacctaaatgtaaacatttattgttttccagaaagccacacataacaaatattaataaccctatTCCGTTAtatttgacaggggctagtctaggatttgcgtggccagactgaaaagacaaaaatcataatgcgtctctggaTTAAAGGGCTGTGTGGCGTCTGATGTAACGTTACCATGGGGATATTTCTGTTACCACAGCTACGTTTTCATCTTATTTCTAAAAAACTTTTCTCTTTCAGAAATGGGTTTCCATATGCATGAGATGTGAAAAACAGGAATTCTGGTGATTCTGAAagccaataaataaaacacattttaaagataATTTGTAATTGCTGGTAAATTAGGAAGATGTTTTACATTTACGTCAACCTTGGAGTTCTCAGTtatagaaaaacacacacttttaacatttcaaagtaTCTAGACAGCTCTCACTCAAAATGTTAATCTATGCCTGTTAATTTAACATGTTTATAGATACTATCTCAAATAGCATATATTGATCATGTCAACATAATTCTAGGGAAAGTATTTAATAAGATTTCCTCTTGTATGCTACAGTAACAGACGCATACATCTGGGATATCATTTCTTAATCATGACACGTGTGCATGAAGCAGACACGTTTGGCCTTCTAAAGACATTGTCGTCCTTTATAACATTTGTCTGCACAgaaaaatgttattttatttatacaaaACTTACATTTGTActaaaactttttattttttattattaaatcaaGACTTTGGGATTATTCTTTGGACGTTTATTCCCATTCACCACCCCATTtttccagcagggggcagtccAACACTGGGTTatgaaaataaactaaatttgaACAACCGCTCTCACAGCAACTGAGACAAGAGGGCAACTCCTTAAcaagacattttcttttattcaatAAATAATTTACATTATAAACAGCTGGCGTGTGGCACCACATTTGCTCTACTTACAGTTTGATCTTTCTGGCTTTTCCCATTgagcaatattttttttaaactcttttctacCATTACAAGTCTGACACAGAAATTCAAACCAAATAAGCTAAATGGTAAAGAAAACATAAAGTGCTTTAAACTCAAAAACATGAACGGCACAGAACACGTTCTACATTCAGTTTCTAGATGATGTGGACTGCATTCAGCACGTGTTATTTAAAGTGATGACAACCAGCAGTGTCTCACTTACTCCACACAGAACAGGGGAGTATACTTTATATCGTAAAGAATATTTTGTTCTGTGCCGTTCATGTTTTTGCAAGAAATCCCTTTTTCAAATCATAAAAGgttcacattcaccaaaatgtacAAAAACAGGAGTGATAAATCCAAAACACAACTGGTAATATACAAATTTAAACTCACAAAACATATGTACAACCTCACATTTCAAATGTAGAACCATATACTGTAAAAGTCACAACACAACTGATATCTATTAACACAAGATTCAACATTAcaatcatttgtttgtttgacttTTTTGTTGCCGTCCGGCTGCACCATTACATGTTCCAAATAGCAGTAGTAAGGCCTGCCAAATACTTCAGTGTAAAAGGATAAATGGCCGTAAAACTGTGCCAGAGGAGTAACTGGATCTACATGGATGACTTGCACATTACCAGATGCTGCAGCTGAGCGCCAGAGTTCAAATGGAAAGTTATCATGAAACACAAGAAAAGCAAAAGGTGCGACAgctaaaaccaaaactaaatgCTGGTTTACAGTGTTACTGTAATGCAAActtcaccaacacacacaggttaTATGTACAGTTAAGAATCCCCCGAATGTGAATTGTTAAACACTGAAAGATGGAAATTCAGCTGTGAGGGAAATGTTGGCACATGGGCTTGTTCTTTGGCAACGACTTAAGCCATAAAGTCACGTCTCCTGCCATATGCTTATCATTTATGCACAAGGTCAGCACACTGGCAGTCCAGAAAATGCTAAACTGACTAACGGCGACGTCTCGACAGCTACGACCAACAGTATCGACACCACAGACTTGAAATGGAGAGTTAAAGTCACTAAATGCTCTTGAAGAGCCCTCGAAGTGCGACGGGTTGATCTACATTCTGTAAACGCTACGAGTCCTCAGCTAACGTTGTTCTTTTGCTTTTCTTGTTACATTCACTTTACAGACGTAAAAATACGAAACACCGTCTGACCAGCACCCGACCGATGGGGTGGAAGTCGTCTGTATGACACTGAAAAGAGATCTTTTTAATAAAATCCGCTCCTAGGCGGCTGAAGACTATCGACAGATTTTTGAAGCGCCTCATCTTTTCTATTTCTAAAATGTTGGGTTCCACAGACATGGGAAAGATTTCTCCTGgacccacaaacacactaaaTTAACCACAGATGCAGAGTTCTGCACACACATCTGACTAatgcacacccacccacacacacacacacactcacacagacacacaattgtATTACAATGTGACCCATTAATCTCCACAGCAGACAACTGGAGACGCTGCTCTGAGATCCTTTTGGCTGAGTGCTTCTTCCAAAAGGCTCCGGCTTTTCCGAAGCTGGAAACTAATCAAACATAGAGCTGCTTCTGGCCTTCGGTTGACAAAAGCTCCTGTCAGGTCCTCTCGCTTCGCCACATGAGCCACGCAGAGCTTCACTGGCTCGGCACCAATGAGTGGATCAGGAGCGGAGGATCAGCAAACTCTTCTTTCTGCAAAAGATCATCTTGTCCGGCTTTCCCAGAGGCATGCGGGCCCGGTGAGAATGTGGGATTTAATCCGAGGTGGATATCCTGAGCTCCGGGGCAGCTGGGCTCTCTCAGCGCTGCTCTCATCAAAGACCAATCCTCTGAACCAGCTAAACACATGTGATGATAGGTGGGAGCACGGTGACCTCGACGTGTCATGAGACCAAAGTCGAGACGTGACGATCCTACTAAAATGAGACTCTGGGCTGGGAGGACCCTACTGGCAAGCCACCAGTCAAGTCACAGAACCAGAGCCAATGTACGACGTGGCAATGGGACTCAAAACACTCACAGACAGATACACCATGAAGAGACTGTGGTCAAGCAACTAGAGATGAACTGTGCAACATTCAACCCACAGGAAGACCGCCAGGacgttgaggaagaggagggaccgaaGGCCTTTGCCCTTCTGGCCTGAATTACTCATGAGAGTGTCCTTTTCAAAGATGTGGTACCGCTCGCTGTTTGAGTGGAGCATCTTCACATCCTCCAAGGCGTAGTAGGCGGCCATGGTGAAGTTGATGTctccagaggagaggaggtcgaACACGCACGACTGAAAGTACAGGTCCTCCACCGGGAGCCGCTCTTTGCACTTGGCCTTGGCCGACTGGTAGGTAAACCCGTGCGCCGCCGGGCCGCCCCGGGTCCGGCCGGCGCTTTGGGCCTCCGCCGCTCGAGTCTTGAAGTTTCTGAAGTCGATGCGCTGGTTGGCCGGACAGCCGTGAAGACACAGGTACAAGTCCTGGTTATCGCCTTCCTCCGCCGAGTTCACCACTTCCTCCGGCATGCGCACGGCAAAGGTCAGGTAGCGGCCGACCTGCCGGACCACGATGGTTGTTCCGATGTACCGGGCCTGAATCTCCACATGCTGCCCGGGAACCTTCTCCACGACGCGCAGGGTGTTCGCTCCGTGCCGATCCCCTCCGTTCTTGGAGCCGTCTGCGAACGCAGCCGGCAGCTCATCCGTCTCCGCGTGGAACATCTTCTGGTCCACGCATTCCTGGAAATTCTTGAAGATGATCGTCAGCTGCGagaaaagagacacaataaaAGACATTAGTCGCGGCGCTTCTCTGGTGACGTAGGGAATCCTAGTAAAACGCAGTCAATGTAAACATCCGATTTATAAAAAAAGGGAAGTGCCTACACACTTGCATTAAGGAACAAGTTTGTGCAATATGTGCCATCCACCCCACTTAAGTGTCATATTTCAGCACTGCATCGGGGAGGCCAAGGTAAACGCCCTCGAAAAACACGAGTCTCGGCCATGTAAAATCAGGCCTCAGTTTGCAGACACAAAGACGATCCATTCATAGCGCTGACAAACCTGCCTGTGAACCCCAGAACTATGCTCCAGGGAGTGGCGTCGGGCCAGCGCACAGCGATATACTCTGCAGCTAATTAAGGGAGACCGCTCACGACTCGGCAAGCTTGGTTTCATCAGGACACCAATGAGCCATTGTTGGAGCGGCGGTGCCAGGAAAAGCCCAGGGACCGATGTG
Encoded proteins:
- the rgma gene encoding repulsive guidance molecule A, which produces MQSPRERSEVRPRAGWMVMGKRGRPSAPDVCRVLAVFLSLFPSVSLQCKILKCNSEFWASTSSSGPEEEFCTALRAYNGCVRRTARTCRGDLAYHSAQHGIEDLMSQHNCSKEGPTSQPRARIPLPPPPLLPDSQERSDGPEVCHYERSLLRNTAPPNYTHCGFFGDPHLRTFGDDFQTCKVEGAWPLIHNKYLSVQVTNTPVVPGSLATATTKLTIIFKNFQECVDQKMFHAETDELPAAFADGSKNGGDRHGANTLRVVEKVPGQHVEIQARYIGTTIVVRQVGRYLTFAVRMPEEVVNSAEEGDNQDLYLCLHGCPANQRIDFRNFKTRAAEAQSAGRTRGGPAAHGFTYQSAKAKCKERLPVEDLYFQSCVFDLLSSGDINFTMAAYYALEDVKMLHSNSERYHIFEKDTLMSNSGQKGKGLRSLLFLNVLAVFLWVECCTVHL